The Hahella sp. HNIBRBA332 genome window below encodes:
- a CDS encoding recombination-associated protein RdgC, with product MLFKNALIYRFTKPVPWPLEDLETGLSEHAFTPCQANDTYRLGWVPAAPLVSDALVYQQGRYLLLTLKREEKILPASVIKEEVEERAQEIEEREQRKLRKKEKNELKEQVITVLLPQAFKRSRLMSAYIDLDKGLLVVDTSSGTRADEFTSFLRQSMGTLPIRFVALNEAPAVHFSDWVQKDNTPTPFVSGDNCELRSGDGSDTVIRCKGTESLTDAISTHIENGMQVTQLSLEWDEKLSFAVSDDLKIKRIKFMDTLQEQLKDGDTGEAAERFAADFSLMTLEFSRMTEDLIKVLGGEDMSAVIQE from the coding sequence ATGCTTTTCAAAAACGCACTGATTTATCGTTTCACCAAACCCGTGCCCTGGCCTTTGGAAGACCTGGAAACCGGTTTGAGCGAACATGCTTTCACCCCTTGCCAGGCCAACGACACGTATCGCCTGGGTTGGGTTCCCGCTGCGCCACTGGTCAGCGACGCGTTGGTCTATCAACAAGGCCGCTACCTGTTGCTGACTCTGAAACGGGAAGAAAAAATTCTGCCCGCCAGCGTCATTAAGGAAGAAGTGGAAGAACGCGCTCAGGAAATCGAAGAGCGCGAGCAGCGCAAATTGCGCAAGAAGGAAAAGAACGAATTGAAGGAACAGGTCATCACTGTTCTGCTGCCTCAGGCGTTTAAGCGTTCACGCCTGATGTCCGCCTACATCGATCTGGATAAAGGATTGCTGGTAGTGGATACGTCCTCAGGAACCCGCGCCGACGAGTTCACATCCTTCCTGCGTCAGTCCATGGGCACGCTGCCGATTCGTTTCGTGGCGTTGAATGAGGCTCCCGCAGTGCACTTCTCCGATTGGGTGCAAAAAGACAACACGCCAACGCCTTTTGTTTCCGGCGACAACTGTGAACTGCGTTCCGGCGACGGTTCCGACACCGTCATTCGCTGCAAAGGCACCGAATCGTTGACGGACGCCATCTCCACGCATATTGAAAACGGCATGCAGGTGACGCAGCTGTCCCTGGAATGGGACGAGAAGCTGAGCTTCGCGGTCAGCGACGATCTAAAGATCAAACGCATCAAGTTTATGGACACCCTGCAGGAGCAGTTGAAGGATGGCGACACTGGCGAGGCCGCCGAGCGTTTCGCCGCCGACTTCAGCCTGATGACGCTTGAGTTCTCCCGCATGACCGAAGACCTGATCAAGGTTTTGGGCGGAGAGGATATGTCTGCGGTGATTCAGGAATAA
- a CDS encoding carboxylesterase/lipase family protein, with protein sequence MHSGNTGYKVLTTLAKAMLLSGLLLSGAQAEDLNGPLVQIKSGLIRGVNELGVRAFKGIPYAAPPIKENRWRRPQPVQPWSGVRVTSQFGPACAQSAQEDPNTRLPAPSISEDCLTLNVWAPSSPIGAPDAPKPVMVWLHGGDYRSGVVSYPLSNGAQLANQGVVVVTLNYRLGYFGFFDHPALVREDVTTPANFGLLDQIEALKWVQENISAFGGDPGNVTLAGDDAGAVSAYYLMASPKALGLFHKVIAQSGDPWLKLEDRNQAKKSGMKAATQAGVAADADAAQLRAIPAGTLIKLNNELPPDAAFGPIIGDEAAPYTLLDAVDRKLIAPVPLLTGVNSYEVSIAPQLGLTQETILAPLGDQKDTARALYPKDWSDTQFAEKVFSDMRYNAPNRWLALEQSNRAAAWFYYFNYAPQYLREQFSGAPHGWHLPFTFGTYSLIPEMYANFQPQDITMAQRFQRYLVNFMRSASPSDPTLPNWPAYNAQNQIMMVLGDAAEPMAGLFRQRIEFFTTLYRNNNKKY encoded by the coding sequence ATGCACTCAGGAAACACCGGATACAAAGTCTTAACAACATTGGCCAAAGCGATGCTGCTTTCCGGGTTATTACTGTCCGGAGCCCAAGCGGAAGACCTTAACGGCCCGCTGGTCCAGATCAAATCAGGACTGATCAGGGGCGTCAACGAACTTGGCGTACGCGCTTTCAAAGGCATTCCCTACGCCGCGCCGCCCATCAAAGAAAATCGCTGGCGACGGCCGCAGCCGGTTCAGCCCTGGAGCGGCGTACGCGTCACCTCCCAATTTGGTCCGGCGTGCGCTCAATCCGCACAAGAGGACCCCAATACCAGGCTGCCCGCGCCCTCGATCAGTGAAGACTGCTTGACGCTCAATGTCTGGGCGCCCTCCTCGCCAATCGGCGCTCCCGATGCGCCTAAGCCGGTAATGGTCTGGCTGCATGGCGGAGACTACCGCAGCGGCGTCGTCAGTTATCCACTGAGCAACGGCGCACAGTTGGCTAACCAAGGGGTTGTGGTGGTCACACTTAATTATCGCCTGGGCTACTTCGGCTTCTTTGATCATCCCGCCCTGGTTCGCGAGGACGTCACCACCCCCGCGAACTTCGGGTTGCTGGACCAGATTGAAGCCTTGAAATGGGTGCAGGAGAATATCAGCGCCTTTGGCGGCGATCCCGGCAACGTCACCTTGGCGGGTGACGACGCCGGCGCCGTCAGCGCTTACTATCTGATGGCCTCGCCGAAAGCGCTGGGGCTGTTTCATAAAGTCATCGCACAAAGCGGCGATCCCTGGCTCAAACTGGAAGACCGCAATCAGGCGAAAAAATCAGGCATGAAAGCCGCGACGCAAGCTGGCGTCGCGGCCGATGCGGACGCCGCTCAACTACGCGCCATTCCCGCCGGAACTTTGATAAAGCTGAATAACGAGCTGCCGCCGGATGCGGCGTTCGGCCCGATCATCGGCGACGAAGCGGCTCCTTACACCTTATTGGATGCGGTGGATCGCAAGCTGATCGCGCCGGTTCCTCTGCTGACTGGCGTCAACAGCTATGAAGTCAGCATCGCGCCGCAACTGGGCCTGACCCAGGAAACCATTCTGGCGCCGCTGGGCGATCAGAAGGACACCGCTCGCGCCCTGTATCCAAAGGACTGGAGCGACACGCAGTTCGCAGAAAAAGTATTTTCCGACATGCGCTACAATGCCCCTAACCGCTGGCTGGCGCTGGAACAATCCAACCGCGCTGCGGCCTGGTTCTATTACTTTAACTACGCGCCGCAATATCTGCGCGAGCAATTTTCCGGCGCGCCTCACGGCTGGCACCTGCCTTTCACATTCGGAACCTATAGTCTGATTCCAGAGATGTACGCCAATTTCCAGCCTCAGGACATCACCATGGCGCAGCGCTTTCAACGCTATCTGGTCAACTTCATGCGCAGCGCTTCGCCCAGTGATCCGACGCTGCCCAATTGGCCCGCCTATAACGCCCAGAATCAGATCATGATGGTACTGGGCGACGCCGCCGAACCGATGGCGGGCTTATTCCGCCAGAGAATTGAGTTTTTCACGACGCTTTACCGCAACAACAATAAAAAGTATTGA
- a CDS encoding MmcQ/YjbR family DNA-binding protein codes for MNIDEIKHYCLSLPGVERIEYGEPSNILVYYVLGRKFAYFKTSAPERWRFSVRTTPERFLELTDQEGVKPARYMHRFHWVSIVDAAAFNEDYLRDLIDWSYDKAAASLPKKRRLALAQLSSEA; via the coding sequence ATGAATATCGATGAAATCAAACACTACTGCCTTTCACTTCCCGGCGTGGAGCGGATCGAGTATGGAGAGCCTTCCAATATCCTGGTGTATTACGTGTTGGGGCGGAAGTTCGCCTACTTTAAAACCAGTGCGCCGGAGCGCTGGCGTTTCAGTGTGAGAACTACCCCTGAACGCTTTCTGGAATTGACGGATCAGGAAGGGGTGAAACCGGCGCGCTACATGCACCGGTTTCACTGGGTGTCTATCGTCGACGCCGCCGCGTTTAACGAGGACTACCTGCGCGATCTCATCGACTGGTCCTATGATAAGGCGGCCGCAAGCTTGCCGAAAAAGCGTCGCCTGGCGTTGGCGCAGCTGTCTTCGGAAGCATAA
- a CDS encoding ABC transporter substrate-binding protein, with the protein MKRIILFAALMLGFAGFAAAQSVTLLMDEAYPPYSYAENGKPKGIYVDIIMEAAKLTPDYAITLKPLPWKRALAQMESGEEFALFPPYYRPEDRPWMDYSVPLLAETVAMFVTQDMASKKQLSKWPDDFKGMRVGLQSGFATLSDEEKAMFNMSQASDILANLKKMAAGRIDGHPNDKLSVLWTLENNRSDPTLKDLKITPAAVISEEVAYLAFSNSKNQNFPYRDDFIAKMSAAVEKLKQSGKLQEIVDGWTK; encoded by the coding sequence ATGAAAAGAATAATTCTATTCGCCGCCCTGATGTTGGGATTCGCGGGGTTCGCCGCCGCGCAGTCCGTCACCCTGTTGATGGATGAAGCCTACCCTCCTTATAGCTATGCAGAGAACGGCAAACCCAAGGGAATATACGTGGACATCATCATGGAGGCGGCTAAGCTGACGCCGGATTATGCAATTACGCTAAAGCCCCTGCCCTGGAAACGCGCGTTGGCGCAGATGGAGAGCGGTGAAGAGTTTGCGTTGTTCCCACCTTATTACCGCCCTGAAGACCGCCCCTGGATGGATTACTCCGTTCCCTTGTTGGCAGAGACTGTGGCGATGTTCGTCACGCAGGACATGGCCAGTAAAAAGCAGTTGAGCAAGTGGCCGGATGACTTCAAAGGCATGCGCGTTGGCTTGCAAAGCGGCTTCGCTACGCTATCCGATGAAGAGAAAGCTATGTTCAATATGAGCCAAGCTTCCGATATTCTCGCCAACCTGAAAAAAATGGCGGCGGGACGCATAGACGGCCATCCCAATGACAAGCTTTCCGTATTGTGGACGCTGGAGAACAACCGTTCCGACCCCACCCTCAAGGACCTTAAGATTACACCCGCTGCGGTTATCAGCGAAGAAGTCGCCTATCTGGCGTTCTCTAACTCCAAGAATCAGAACTTTCCCTACCGCGATGACTTCATCGCCAAGATGAGCGCGGCGGTGGAAAAGTTGAAACAATCCGGCAAACTGCAGGAAATCGTCGACGGCTGGACCAAGTAG
- a CDS encoding ABC transporter substrate-binding protein, whose protein sequence is MKALSIIAFLLLLAGYTRADAQSIVLLMDESYPPYSYAENNEAKGIYVDFIKEAMQSIPDYKVKFKPLPWKRALNLVETGRAFAVLPPYYRPVSRGWMDYSVPLFKETVVLFTPPELLERLKPTRWPEDYKGLRIGLQLGFATLSPQQKELFVISESPNILTNLKQIALNRIDGHPNDYLSVVWTLEHNRQDPALATLEITPAAIINEEVAYLAFSNIQPEQWPYRADFIAKMNQSLTRMRDKNRLQQIVNKWTRDVNAAAGY, encoded by the coding sequence ATGAAAGCACTCAGCATCATCGCCTTTCTTCTCCTGCTGGCCGGGTATACGAGGGCTGACGCACAAAGCATAGTCCTGCTTATGGACGAGTCGTATCCGCCATACAGCTATGCCGAAAACAATGAAGCCAAAGGCATCTATGTCGACTTCATCAAAGAGGCGATGCAATCCATTCCTGACTACAAGGTCAAGTTTAAGCCGCTTCCTTGGAAAAGAGCGCTCAATCTGGTTGAAACCGGGCGCGCCTTCGCCGTGCTCCCGCCCTATTACCGCCCGGTCAGTCGTGGTTGGATGGACTACTCCGTTCCGCTTTTTAAAGAAACGGTCGTGTTATTTACTCCACCCGAGTTGCTGGAGCGTCTCAAGCCCACTCGCTGGCCGGAGGACTATAAAGGCCTGCGCATTGGCCTGCAGTTGGGATTCGCCACGCTGTCGCCGCAACAAAAGGAGCTGTTCGTCATTTCTGAGTCGCCCAATATTCTTACCAACCTGAAACAAATCGCGCTGAATCGCATAGACGGTCATCCCAATGACTATCTGTCGGTGGTGTGGACGTTGGAGCACAACCGTCAGGACCCGGCTCTGGCCACGTTGGAAATCACCCCCGCAGCCATTATTAACGAGGAGGTCGCCTACCTCGCCTTTTCCAACATCCAGCCCGAACAATGGCCGTATCGGGCGGATTTCATCGCCAAAATGAATCAATCCCTGACGCGCATGAGGGATAAGAACCGGTTGCAGCAAATCGTCAACAAATGGACCCGGGACGTAAATGCCGCCGCTGGTTATTGA
- a CDS encoding methyl-accepting chemotaxis protein, with translation MSNLSIRWKIQIAFFAVAVVTIIYNRTLAAVELQALIDLAESRQVAATTIAAMQEEYRSFMFNAIWESSLQFLVQFAVIFVLGNYFVRPILALTKSLKSVEKGDFTIEVEITSEDEIGQLGRQCNQMLATLNRVIASVNDCSVHMGQSAYQIAAVAREIERISQAEATRSEEVNDATESLHRISEKVMEIAQTNRDEAIKSEQSSTEGIALVQEVLDLLVRLAEEIRSAASQVSSLQSSVGTIVTALKDILEIADQTNLLALNAAIEAARAGEQGRGFAVVADEVRALSHRTAESAEEVSRIINDLDQNVTTSCNTMSRLVDEVQSNRGKAERTRGIISDLEVHVKGFVGSSEEIFSNVETQLNQFSALETTLSCLFETLRENSAKIGNTANISDSLFGLTQRLDHELSGLDFRRQKVAEVKTKDSERRAAPRVEGTLLVRIESDGGGSEGLSQDVSETGMNLVVKEYYDVGDRLVLSIRLPSRDQNRYDQQQPVAVNAKVVWRKTESQGRYRYGVHFIDLSQTSANYVKECCEFYKNVA, from the coding sequence GTGTCAAACCTGAGTATTCGCTGGAAAATACAAATCGCATTCTTTGCTGTGGCGGTGGTGACAATTATTTACAACCGCACTCTCGCTGCGGTGGAGTTGCAGGCGCTGATTGATCTGGCGGAAAGCCGTCAGGTAGCGGCGACGACCATCGCCGCCATGCAGGAAGAATATCGCTCATTCATGTTCAATGCGATTTGGGAGTCCAGCCTGCAGTTTCTGGTTCAGTTCGCCGTCATTTTTGTCCTGGGCAATTATTTCGTCCGCCCGATCCTGGCGTTGACCAAGTCGCTGAAATCCGTGGAGAAAGGCGACTTTACCATCGAGGTGGAAATCACCAGTGAGGATGAAATCGGTCAGTTGGGTCGTCAGTGCAATCAAATGCTGGCGACGTTGAACCGGGTTATCGCCAGCGTGAATGACTGCTCTGTGCATATGGGACAGTCTGCTTACCAGATCGCCGCTGTCGCCCGGGAGATTGAGCGCATCAGTCAGGCGGAGGCGACCCGTTCGGAAGAAGTGAATGACGCAACGGAAAGTCTGCACCGGATATCCGAGAAAGTGATGGAAATCGCCCAGACTAATCGGGACGAGGCGATTAAATCCGAGCAAAGCAGCACGGAAGGCATCGCCCTGGTGCAGGAAGTATTGGATTTACTGGTGCGGTTGGCGGAGGAGATTCGCAGCGCCGCCAGTCAGGTGTCCAGTCTGCAGTCCTCGGTGGGCACCATCGTAACCGCCCTGAAGGATATTCTGGAGATCGCCGATCAGACCAACTTGCTGGCGCTTAATGCGGCCATTGAGGCGGCGCGAGCGGGAGAGCAGGGACGCGGGTTTGCGGTGGTGGCGGATGAAGTGAGGGCATTGTCTCACCGAACCGCCGAGTCAGCGGAAGAGGTCTCACGCATCATTAATGATCTGGATCAGAACGTGACCACCAGCTGCAATACGATGTCGCGACTGGTGGATGAAGTGCAGTCCAATCGCGGCAAGGCGGAGCGCACCCGTGGCATCATCAGCGACCTTGAAGTGCATGTGAAAGGTTTTGTTGGTAGTTCGGAAGAAATATTCAGCAATGTGGAGACGCAGCTAAATCAGTTTTCCGCTCTGGAGACGACGTTGTCCTGTCTGTTTGAAACCTTGCGGGAAAACAGCGCCAAGATCGGCAATACCGCCAACATCAGCGACTCGTTGTTTGGTTTGACCCAACGGCTTGACCACGAATTATCCGGACTGGATTTTCGGCGGCAGAAAGTGGCTGAGGTCAAAACCAAGGACTCGGAAAGAAGGGCGGCGCCGCGGGTGGAAGGGACGCTGCTGGTGCGTATCGAGTCGGACGGCGGCGGCAGTGAGGGACTGAGTCAGGACGTCAGCGAGACCGGCATGAATCTGGTGGTGAAAGAATACTATGACGTGGGAGATCGGTTGGTGTTGTCGATTCGTCTGCCGAGCCGGGATCAGAACCGCTATGATCAGCAGCAACCGGTGGCGGTCAACGCCAAAGTGGTTTGGAGAAAAACGGAAAGTCAGGGACGTTATCGTTACGGCGTGCATTTCATCGATTTGAGCCAAACCTCTGCGAACTACGTGAAGGAGTGTTGTGAATTTTATAAAAATGTCGCCTGA
- a CDS encoding hemolysin III family protein, which yields MSSKNKRQQTLGEEIVNALTHGIGAVVSVSAVTLLIVFASLQEDPWKIVGVSIYGGALILLLLASTLYHGVQHPRAKFFLNLFDHCAIYLLIAGTYTPFLLVNLRGVLGWSMFGVVWGLALVGIVCKLCFHGRFKTIHLFNYLIMGWVGIVATPELMATLSSNAFAMIIAGGLAYTIGVVFYVWDRFPYAHSIWHLFVLGGSTCHYIAVYNGVL from the coding sequence ATGTCATCGAAAAATAAGCGGCAGCAAACCCTGGGCGAAGAGATCGTGAACGCGTTGACTCATGGCATTGGAGCTGTGGTGAGCGTGTCGGCCGTGACGTTGCTGATCGTCTTCGCCAGTCTGCAGGAGGATCCCTGGAAGATCGTAGGCGTGTCCATATACGGCGGCGCGCTGATTTTGTTGCTGCTGGCGTCCACTCTGTACCACGGCGTACAGCATCCGCGAGCGAAATTCTTTTTAAATCTGTTTGATCACTGCGCTATCTATCTGCTCATTGCCGGCACGTACACGCCGTTTTTGCTGGTGAATTTGCGCGGCGTTCTGGGTTGGAGCATGTTCGGCGTAGTTTGGGGACTGGCCCTGGTGGGTATTGTCTGCAAGCTCTGCTTTCACGGACGCTTCAAAACCATTCACCTGTTTAATTACCTGATTATGGGCTGGGTGGGCATTGTGGCGACGCCGGAGTTGATGGCGACGCTATCCAGCAATGCGTTCGCCATGATCATCGCTGGCGGGTTGGCTTATACCATCGGTGTTGTCTTCTACGTTTGGGATCGCTTTCCATACGCCCATTCTATCTGGCATCTGTTCGTGTTGGGCGGCAGCACCTGCCATTACATCGCTGTCTATAACGGCGTTCTGTAA
- a CDS encoding class III extradiol ring-cleavage dioxygenase, which yields MKALSWFISHGSPDLIVHAEAPAHRFLRGLSSRLTGLQGVVAISPHWRTEALTVNITAPAYIQYDFYGFPEALYRYRWSPASSDKLNDQVMATLAPLSPQVATSQALDHGVWAPLSLMDPEASVPVVAISLPRRFSPRQLFELGATLAPLREHGIAILGSGSVTHNLREIGPNEAAAPKWAQEFVAWMEEKLAQNDWEALFEYRRSAPYAVQAHPTDEHLTPLFIAAGAGHGQYAQRLHASYTYQSLYMGSYEFV from the coding sequence ATGAAAGCACTATCCTGGTTTATTTCTCACGGATCGCCGGACTTGATCGTCCATGCAGAAGCGCCCGCTCACCGTTTCTTGCGCGGGTTAAGTTCGCGCCTGACGGGTCTGCAAGGCGTCGTGGCGATTTCCCCCCATTGGCGCACAGAGGCGCTGACAGTGAACATCACCGCGCCGGCGTATATCCAGTATGATTTCTACGGCTTTCCAGAGGCGCTCTACAGGTATCGCTGGTCGCCCGCCAGCAGCGACAAATTGAATGATCAGGTTATGGCGACGCTGGCGCCGCTATCGCCGCAGGTCGCGACATCGCAAGCGCTAGACCATGGAGTTTGGGCTCCACTCAGCCTGATGGACCCGGAAGCAAGCGTCCCTGTCGTTGCGATCAGCCTGCCGCGCCGATTCTCGCCGCGGCAGTTATTTGAACTTGGCGCAACGCTGGCGCCCTTGCGGGAACACGGAATCGCCATCTTGGGGTCCGGCTCAGTGACCCATAATCTGAGAGAAATTGGTCCCAATGAAGCGGCGGCCCCGAAATGGGCGCAGGAGTTTGTCGCCTGGATGGAGGAAAAGCTGGCGCAGAATGACTGGGAAGCGCTATTCGAATATCGTCGCTCCGCTCCCTATGCCGTGCAGGCGCATCCCACCGACGAGCATCTGACGCCGCTGTTTATCGCCGCCGGCGCTGGTCACGGCCAATATGCGCAGAGACTGCACGCGTCCTATACCTATCAGTCTCTGTATATGGGAAGCTACGAATTCGTTTAG
- a CDS encoding DoxX family protein, with the protein MINTATAPYAALMLRLSLGAMFIAHGLLKLLVFTPAGTAGFFGSLGLPGWFAYLAILAELGGGALLVIGYRTQWVALALTPILLGAIVFVHGANGWAFSAEGGGWEYPAFLLAASLVQALLGDGAFSFRDLVSGKSVHRTALRQS; encoded by the coding sequence ATGATTAATACCGCTACCGCCCCCTACGCCGCCTTGATGTTGCGCTTGTCCCTGGGCGCGATGTTCATCGCTCACGGCCTGTTGAAACTTTTGGTGTTCACCCCTGCTGGAACTGCTGGATTTTTCGGTTCTCTCGGCCTGCCCGGCTGGTTTGCTTATCTGGCGATCCTGGCGGAGCTGGGCGGCGGCGCATTGCTGGTCATCGGCTATCGCACGCAATGGGTGGCCCTGGCGTTGACGCCGATCCTGTTGGGAGCCATCGTTTTTGTGCATGGCGCCAATGGGTGGGCGTTCAGCGCCGAGGGCGGCGGTTGGGAATATCCTGCATTTCTGTTAGCCGCGTCTCTAGTGCAAGCCCTGTTGGGTGACGGCGCTTTCTCCTTCCGCGACCTTGTCAGTGGTAAATCCGTCCATCGCACCGCATTGCGCCAGTCTTGA
- a CDS encoding LysR family transcriptional regulator: protein MDTVTSMKAFCAVVQEGGFSAAGRKLKLSKVLVSKYVGQLEDRLGARLFYRTTRKVRLTPTGEAYYLRVTPLLHELDDIEARVRDEHGEPEGLLRVAAPTSFAEIHLMPLVAAMLEKYPGLMLDIRLADRYVDLLEEQVDLAVRIGYLPDSSLVAQKLADIPVVWCASATYLERQGTPQTPADLMRHRVVFDSNYSGGDYWPVAQEGGIARLPLHKRVSVNSARAAKELALAGMGLARLPAFVIGDELASGELRPVLQEYWPEASAVYAVYPHRRHLSVRVRLFVEEAKVYFGTNPPTPPLV, encoded by the coding sequence ATGGATACTGTGACCTCGATGAAGGCGTTCTGCGCGGTGGTGCAGGAAGGCGGGTTTTCCGCCGCCGGCAGGAAGCTGAAATTATCCAAAGTGCTGGTGAGTAAATACGTCGGGCAACTGGAAGACCGACTTGGCGCCCGCTTGTTCTATCGCACCACCCGCAAGGTCAGATTGACGCCAACCGGGGAAGCGTATTATTTGCGCGTCACGCCCTTATTGCATGAACTGGATGACATCGAAGCGCGGGTGCGGGATGAGCACGGCGAGCCGGAAGGTCTGTTGCGGGTCGCGGCCCCCACCTCGTTTGCGGAAATTCACTTGATGCCGCTTGTAGCCGCCATGCTGGAGAAATATCCGGGGCTGATGCTCGATATTCGTCTGGCGGATCGTTATGTCGATCTACTGGAGGAGCAGGTGGACCTGGCGGTGCGCATTGGCTATCTGCCGGACAGTAGTCTGGTGGCTCAGAAACTGGCGGATATTCCTGTCGTCTGGTGCGCCAGCGCAACCTATCTGGAGCGTCAGGGGACGCCACAGACGCCAGCGGACCTGATGCGACACAGAGTGGTCTTCGATAGCAACTACAGTGGGGGAGACTATTGGCCTGTGGCGCAGGAGGGCGGCATTGCGCGGTTGCCTTTACATAAGCGCGTCAGCGTCAACAGCGCACGGGCGGCGAAAGAGCTGGCGCTGGCCGGAATGGGATTGGCGCGTCTGCCGGCCTTCGTTATCGGCGATGAGCTGGCGTCCGGGGAATTGCGCCCGGTGTTGCAGGAATACTGGCCGGAAGCCTCCGCCGTTTATGCGGTATATCCCCATCGCAGACACCTGTCCGTGCGGGTGAGACTGTTCGTGGAGGAGGCCAAGGTTTATTTCGGTACCAATCCACCGACTCCTCCCTTAGTATGA